In one Juglans regia cultivar Chandler chromosome 11, Walnut 2.0, whole genome shotgun sequence genomic region, the following are encoded:
- the LOC109005262 gene encoding single-stranded DNA-binding protein, mitochondrial — MSSLALRFAKILRLSNSTTLTSSLVVCVQRSSKPWYSTMSFNSNNGDGKNDDVEEDFDTFLGDKAVELQPQGVDPRRGWGFRGVHKAIICGKVGQAPVQKILRNGRMVTIFTVGTGGMFDQRNLGAKDLPKPAQWHRIAVHNELLGAYAVQQLIKNSSVYVEGDIETRVYNDSINGEVKNIPEICVRRDGKIHLIKTGESISSISFDDLREGLS; from the exons ATGAGTTCACTCGCCTTGCGATTCGCGAAGATTCTGAGACTCTCTAATTCTACCACACTTACTTCTTCTCTTG TGGTTTGTGTGCAAAGAAGCTCAAAGCCGTGGTACTCAACTATGTCATTCAATAGTAACAATGGTGATGGAAAGAATGATGATGTCGAAGAAGATTTTGATACCTTTCTTGGTGACAAGGCAGTGGAGCTACAACCCCAAGGTGTGGATCCTAGAAGGGGTTGGGGTTTTCGGGGCGTCCACAAg GCAATTATATGTGGAAAAGTTGGGCAAGCACCTGTGCAGAAGATCTTAAGAAATGGCCGAATGGTAACCATCTTTACGGTTGGGACTGGGGGCATGTTTGACCAAAGAAATCTAGGAGCAAAAGACTTGCCAAAACCTGCTCAGTGGCATCGAATTGCTGTGCATAATGAACTGCTTGGAGCTTATGCGGTACAACAACTCATTAAAAA CTCTTCTGTTTATGTTGAGGGAGACATTGAAACAAGAGTTTACAATGATAGCATTAATGGTGAAGTTAAAAATATACCAGAGATATGTGTTCGTCGTGATG GGAAAATCCACCTTATAAAGACTGGAGAAAGTATTAGCAGTATATCCTTCGATGATCTTC GGGAAGGATTGTCTTAG
- the LOC109005261 gene encoding wall-associated receptor kinase-like 20, producing the protein MNNSVRMVLMFVVLILVTNVSAAFNACPKCGSLEVPYPLSTDDNCGDSRYRVYCNNGILGFLSARGFYYKILSINPSAYKLIISPPSIQENTCYSSDFTSEGLRLDENLPFNISTHNTVMLLNCTAALLRSPLNCSSNSICRQFEEKVEEGSGCINTLCCHFLKDSSMTSHMIRVRAGGCTAYTSVVDMKPGASFVSWNYGIELQWIPAN; encoded by the coding sequence ATGAACAATTCAGTGAGGATGGTTCTGATGTTTGTTGTTCTCATTCTAGTAACCAATGTCTCAGCTGCATTCAATGCTTGCCCTAAATGTGGAAGCCTTGAAGTTCCATACCCACTTAGCACTGATGATAACTGTGGAGACTCTAGGTATAGAGTCTACTGCAACAATGGCATTCTAGGGTTCTTATCTGCACGAGGGTTTTACTACAAGATCCTCAGCATCAACCCTAGTGCTTATAAACTCATTATAAGCCCACCCTCAATACAGGAAAACACATGTTATTCTTCTGATTTCACTTCAGAAGGCTTAAGACTTGACGAGAACTTGCCCTTCAACATCTCTACTCACAACACTGTGATGCTGCTGAACTGCACTGCAGCCCTGCTCAGGTCTCCTCTCAACTGTTCCTCAAACAGCATTTGTAGGCAGTTTGAGGAGAAGGTGGAGGAGGGAAGTGGGTGTATAAATACCCTTTGCTGCCATTTCTTGAAAGATTCTTCCATGACCTCACATATGATTAGGGTCAGGGCTGGAGGGTGTACTGCTTATACCTCTGTAGTGGATATGAAGCCTGGAGCATCTTTTGTTTCTTGGAACTATGGCATTGAGCTGCAATGGATACCCGCCAACTGA
- the LOC109003487 gene encoding probable protein phosphatase 2C 5: MSQVEVSRMKPPLVPLATLIGRELRNEKVEKPFVKYGQAALAKKGEDYFLIKPDCQRVPGNQSTSFSVFAIFDGHNGISAAIYAKENLLANVLSAIPQGISREEWLQALPRALVAGFVKTDIEFQQKGETSGTTVTFVVIDGWTVTVASVGDSRCILDTQGGVVSLLTVDHRLEENAEERERVTASGGEVGRLNVFGGNEVGPLRCWPGGLCLSRSIGDTDVGEFIVPIPHVKQVKLSTAGGRLIIASDGIWDALSSDMAAKSCRGLPAEIAAKLVVKEALRSRGLKDDTTCLVVDIIPCDHPILPPTPRKRQNVLNSIFGKKSQNSMNKLTNKLSAVGVVEELFEEGSAMLAERLGKDCSLNTNSGLFRCAVCQVDQPPSDGLSVNSGPLFSPASKPWEGPFLCANCRKKKDAMEGKRPSQPTVTS; this comes from the exons ATGAGTCAGGTAGAAGTGTCGAGGATGAAGCCTCCTCTCGTTCCCCTTGCAACTCTGATTGGTCGTGAGCTTAGGAATGAGAAGGTTGAGAAACCTTTTGTGAAGTATGGACAGGCGGCTTTGGCAAAGAAAGGAGAGGATTACTTCCTAATAAAGCCAGATTGCCAGCGGGTTCCTGGAAATCAGTCGACATCATTCTCTGTATTTGCG ATTTTCGACGGGCATAATGGTATATCAGCTGCTATCTATGCGAAGGAGAATTTACTAGCGAATGTTTTGAGTGCAATTCCTCAAGGAATCAGTAGGGAAGAGTGGCTTCAAGCGCTTCCTCGGGCTCTAGTTGCAGGTTTTGTGAAAACTGACATAGAATTTCAGCAAAAAG GAGAAACTTCTGGGACAACGGTGACATTTGTTGTGATCGATGGTTGGACTGTCACTGTTGCATCTGTGGGGGATTCACGATGCATATTGGACACCCAAGGGGGTGTGGTTTCTCTCTTGACTGTTGATCACAGGCTGGAAGAGAATGcagaagagagagagcgtgTCACTGCTAGTGGGGGTGAAGTAGGAAGGCTCAATGTATTTGGAGGAAATGAG GTTGGCCCCCTTCGCTGCTGGCCTGGTGGATTATGCCTTTCTCGGTCGATTGGTGACACAGATGTTGGAGAATTCATTGTCCCAATACCACATGTCAAGCAAGTGAAG CTTTCAACTGCTGGTGGAAGACTTATAATTGCTTCTGATGGTATCTGGGATGCTTTATCTTCTGATATGGCTGCCAAGTCTTGTCGAGGTTTACCTGCCGAGATTGCCGCAAAGCTGGTTGTGAAG GAGGCTCTGAGGTCAAGGGGCCTAAAGGATGATACAACCTGCCTTGTTGTTGATATTATCCCATGTGATCATCCCATTCTGCCACCAACCCCTAGGAAGAGACAGAATGTTCTCAACTCAATATTCGGGAAGAAATCTCAGAATTCTATGAACAAATTAACGAATAAGCTGTCTGCTGTTGGGGTTGTGGAGGAGTTGTTTGAAGAGGGTTCTGCAATGCTCGCAGAAAG GCTGGGTAAGGATTGTTCTTTGAACACAAACTCTGGGCTTTTCCGGTGTGCAGTCTGCCAAGTTGATCAACCTCCATCTGATGGCTTATCAGTAAATTCAGGGCCTTTATTCTCACCAGCATCAAAGCCATGGGAAGGTCCCTTCCTTTGTGCTAACTGTCGGAAGAAGAAAGATGCTATGGAAGGGAAAAGGCCAAGTCAACCCACAGTGACGTCATAG
- the LOC109003486 gene encoding kinesin-like protein KIN-14I isoform X2, which translates to MATEQVLSFSIASMVENVLQQRGTRLNDRGLVSRKADEASLRRYEAAGWLRKTVGVVGIKDFPAQPSEEEFRLGLRSGIVLCNALNKVQPGAVSKVVEGPCDSVATPDGAALSAFQYFENVRNFLDSVKELGLPTFEASDLQQGGKSARIVNCVLALKSYSDWKQGGGNGSWKLGGNMKPPTCGKPFARRNSEPFMNSLSRTSSMEKSLESLSSDLSSYCDLDLCHDLNETGSSRSLNMLVREVLSDRKQEEIPIVVESMLNKVMEEFGRRLGSPNELMKTTTRDISVFVSDNSPSKTASDDTKMEEEPATLVKEEECYDWKCDLDDGSKSQLLKQHKLVEHQQRDVLELKHILRSTKAGMQFLQNKYQEEFNNLGKHLHGLAHAASGYQRILEENRKLYNQVQDLKGNIRVYCRVRPFLPGQPNGLNIVDHIEEGNITINAPSKYTKEGRKSFTFNKAFGPSATQGEVFSDTQPLIRSVLDGFNVCIFAYGQTGSGKTYTMSGPQELTEEAKGVNYRALGDLFLLSEQRKDTMCYEISVQMLEIYNEQVRDLLVTDGHQKRLEIRNSSQNGINVPEANLVPVSSTSDVITLMNLGQKNRAVSATAMNDRSSRSHSCLTVHVQGRDLTSGSILRGCMHLVDLAGSERVDKSEVTGDRLKEAQHINKSLSALGDVISSLAQKNSHVPYRNSKLTQLLQDSLGGQAKTLMFVHISPEPEALGETISTLKFAERVSTIELGAARVNKDSADVKELKEQIAGLKAALAMKEGGMESLQRTVSSSPERPKIKSCGSSPSHPSWRSVGDLSRGHMQLMEDVGNLKVRKNSAAKPKRRSLDLQDMMRNSPSWHPVGSPGLDGKEDDKDSVSGDWIDKVMPNKLAGRWDVDNRQLPEMFGRTYPSAISKIYPEQAFNKKDGQDYDAPNSRCEVATDDSDELEAETSDSSEPDMLWQLNLHKATMIPNGTGSKTKKTNPKSAKSSEPRSLIPMRIPSPSRIKAPNGVSQPSNKSGRQAVLAEGKWKSGNAK; encoded by the exons ATGGCAACAGAGCAAGTTTTGTCTTTCTCAATAGCTTCAATGGTTGAGAATGTTCTTCAACAACGTGGTACCCGATTGAACGACCGGGGCTTGGTTTCTAGGAAGGCCGACGAAGCTT CCCTGAGAAGATATGAAGCAGCCGGATGGCTCAGAAAGACGGTTGGAGTTGTTGGGATTAAAGACTTCCCAGCCCAGCCTTCCGAAGAAGAGTTCAGGCTTGGATTGCGAAGTGGGATAGTCCTTTGCAATGCTCTTAACAAGGTTCAGCCAGGAGCTGTGTCAAAG GTGGTTGAGGGCCCTTGTGATTCTGTTGCTACTCCTGATGGGGCAGCTCTATCTGCATTCCAGTACTTCGAAAACGTGAGAAATTTCCTAGATTCTGTGAAAGAATTGGGGCTTCCAACCTTCGAAGCATCTGATTTGCAACAG GGAGGGAAATCTGCCAGGATTGTAAACTGTGTTCTAGCACTCAAATCATATAGTGACTGGAAACAAGGAGGTGGAAATGGATCATGGAAACTTGGTGGAAATATGAAACCACCAACCTGTGGGAAACCCTTTGCACGAAGAAACTCGGAACcattcatgaattccttgtcGAGGACATCATCGATGGAGAAGTCTCTAGAGAGTTTGTCTTCTGATCTATCTTCATACTGTGATCTCGATCTCTGCCATGACCTGAATGAAACA GGTTCATCTCGTTCCTTAAATATGCTAGTCCGTGAAGTTCTTTCTGATAGGAAGCAAGAAGAAATTCCAATT GTTGTGGAATCCATGCTTAATAAAGTCATGGAGGAGTTTGGGCGCCGGTTAGGAAGCCCAAATGAACTG ATGAAAACAACTACGAGAGATATCTCAGTATTTGTTTCTGACAATTCTCCTTCTAAAACTGCTTCTGATGATACAAAG ATGGAAGAAGAACCTGCAACACTAGTTAAAGAGGAGGAATGTTACGATTGGAAGTGTGATCTTGATGATGGATCAAAAAGTCAGCTTTTGAAACAACACAAGTTGGTAGAACATCAACAAAGAGATGTTCTG GAACTGAAACATATTCTTCGTAGTACAAAAGCAGGCATGCAATTCTTGCAGAATAAGTACCAGGAGGAGTTTAACAATTTAG GTAAGCACCTGCATGGTCTAGCTCATGCTGCTTCTGGATACCAGAGAATTCTTGAAGAGAACCGCAAGTTATACAATCAAGTGCAGGACTTGAAAG GGAACATTAGGGTATACTGCCGAGTTAGGCCTTTCCTGCCTGGGCAACCAAATGGTTTGAATATTGTGGATCACATAGAGGAAGGAAATATTACGATAAATGCCCCTTCAAAATATACCAAAGAGGGACGAAAGTCGTTCACTTTCAACAAAGCATTTGGTCCTTCTGCAACCCAag GGGAGGTATTTTCAGACACCCAACCTCTGATACGGTCTGTTCTTGATGGTTTCAATGTGTGTATATTTGCTTATGGCCAAACAGGATCAGGGAAAACTTATACCATG AGTGGACCCCAAGAGCTTACAGAGGAGGCCAAAGGTGTTAATTACAGAGCATTGGGTGACCTATTTCTTCTCTCAGAACAGAGGAAAGACACCATGTGCTATGAGATTTCTGTTCAGATGCTTGAAATTTACAATGAACAAGTTAGGGATCTGCTTGTGACTGATGGTCACCAGAAAAG ATTAGAAATTCGTAACAGCTCTCAAAATGGGATCAATGTACCTGAGGCAAACCTTGTACCTGTATCATCAACATCTGATGTTATAACTTTAATGAACCTTGGCCAAAAGAATCGAGCAGTGAGTGCTACAGCCATGAATGATAGGAGTAGTCGTTCTCATAG CTGCCTTACAGTTCATGTTCAAGGAAGAGACCTGACATCTGGATCTATTCTTCGTGGCTGTATGCATCTGGTTGACCTGGCAGGAAGTGAAAGGGTTGACAAATCTGAGGTGACAGGAGATAGATTAAAGGAGGCACAACATATTAACAAATCTCTTTCTGCTTTAGGAGATGTTATCTCCTCTCTTGCACAAAAGAATTCGCATGTTCCTTATAGGAACAGCAAGCTCACACAACTGCTCCAAGACTCACTTG GAGGGCAAGCGAAGACGCTTATGTTTGTTCACATAAGTCCAGAGCCTGAAGCTCTGGGAGAAACAATTAGTACACTCAAATTTGCTGAAAGGGTTTCCACTATTGAGCTTGGTGCTGCTCGGGTTAACAAAGATAGTGCAGATGTAAAAGAGCTTAAGGAGCAG ATTGCCGGCCTTAAAGCAGCCTTAGCAATGAAGGAGGGAGGAATGGAGAGTCTTCAACGTACTGTATCTAGCAGTCCAGaaagaccaaaaataaaatcatgtggATCTTCTCCTTCCCATCCTAGTTGGAGAAGTGTTGGAGATCTATCTCGGGGTCATATGCAATTAATGGAGGATGTTGGTAACTTGAAG GTTCGGAAAAACTCTGCAGCCAAGCCAAAAAGACGTAGCTTAGATCTTCAAGATATGATGAGGAATTCACCTTCTTGGCATCCTGTTGGCAGTCCGGGGTTGGATGGAAAGGAGGATGACAAGGATTCGGTTTCTGGCGATTGGATTGATAAGGTAATGCCGAACAAACTAGCCGGACGTTGGGACGTAGACAACAGACAGTTGCCTGAGATGTTTGGTCGGACTTATCCCTCAGCTATTTCAAAAATATACCCTGAACAAGCTTTCAATAAAAAGGACGGCCAGGATTATGATGCGCCCAACAGTCGGTGTGAAGTTGCCACTGACGACTCAGATGAGCTCGAGGCTGAAACTAGTGATTCGTCAGAGCCAGACATGCTTTGGCAACTAAATCTTCATAAAGCTACCATGATTCCAAATGGGACGGgttcaaaaacaaagaaaacaaatccCAAATCAGCAAAGAGCTCAGAACCGAG GAGTTTAATTCCAATGCGGATTCCTTCACCATCACGGATCAAAGCACCCAATGGAGTAAGTCAGCCTTCGAACAAGTCCGGAAGACAGGCTGTTCTAGCCGAAGGAAAATGGAAGAGTGGGAATGCCAAGTGA
- the LOC109003486 gene encoding kinesin-like protein KIN-14I isoform X1: MATEQVLSFSIASMVENVLQQRGTRLNDRGLVSRKADEASLRRYEAAGWLRKTVGVVGIKDFPAQPSEEEFRLGLRSGIVLCNALNKVQPGAVSKVVEGPCDSVATPDGAALSAFQYFENVRNFLDSVKELGLPTFEASDLQQGGKSARIVNCVLALKSYSDWKQGGGNGSWKLGGNMKPPTCGKPFARRNSEPFMNSLSRTSSMEKSLESLSSDLSSYCDLDLCHDLNETGSSRSLNMLVREVLSDRKQEEIPIVVESMLNKVMEEFGRRLGSPNELMKTTTRDISVFVSDNSPSKTASDDTKMEEEPATLVKEEECYDWKCDLDDGSKSQLLKQHKLVEHQQRDVLELKHILRSTKAGMQFLQNKYQEEFNNLGKHLHGLAHAASGYQRILEENRKLYNQVQDLKGNIRVYCRVRPFLPGQPNGLNIVDHIEEGNITINAPSKYTKEGRKSFTFNKAFGPSATQGEVFSDTQPLIRSVLDGFNVCIFAYGQTGSGKTYTMSGPQELTEEAKGVNYRALGDLFLLSEQRKDTMCYEISVQMLEIYNEQVRDLLVTDGHQKRLEIRNSSQNGINVPEANLVPVSSTSDVITLMNLGQKNRAVSATAMNDRSSRSHSCLTVHVQGRDLTSGSILRGCMHLVDLAGSERVDKSEVTGDRLKEAQHINKSLSALGDVISSLAQKNSHVPYRNSKLTQLLQDSLGGQAKTLMFVHISPEPEALGETISTLKFAERVSTIELGAARVNKDSADVKELKEQIAGLKAALAMKEGGMESLQRTVSSSPERPKIKSCGSSPSHPSWRSVGDLSRGHMQLMEDVGNLKVRKNSAAKPKRRSLDLQDMMRNSPSWHPVGSPGLDGKEDDKDSVSGDWIDKVMPNKLAGRWDVDNRQLPEMFGRTYPSAISKIYPEQAFNKKDGQDYDAPNSRCEVATDDSDELEAETSDSSEPDMLWQLNLHKATMIPNGTGSKTKKTNPKSAKSSEPRSVFFIKFSYVLKLCCWCFTSSLSFTYKQTHNNPSSTRHLIWFLPSFSVFVSRSLIPMRIPSPSRIKAPNGVSQPSNKSGRQAVLAEGKWKSGNAK; the protein is encoded by the exons ATGGCAACAGAGCAAGTTTTGTCTTTCTCAATAGCTTCAATGGTTGAGAATGTTCTTCAACAACGTGGTACCCGATTGAACGACCGGGGCTTGGTTTCTAGGAAGGCCGACGAAGCTT CCCTGAGAAGATATGAAGCAGCCGGATGGCTCAGAAAGACGGTTGGAGTTGTTGGGATTAAAGACTTCCCAGCCCAGCCTTCCGAAGAAGAGTTCAGGCTTGGATTGCGAAGTGGGATAGTCCTTTGCAATGCTCTTAACAAGGTTCAGCCAGGAGCTGTGTCAAAG GTGGTTGAGGGCCCTTGTGATTCTGTTGCTACTCCTGATGGGGCAGCTCTATCTGCATTCCAGTACTTCGAAAACGTGAGAAATTTCCTAGATTCTGTGAAAGAATTGGGGCTTCCAACCTTCGAAGCATCTGATTTGCAACAG GGAGGGAAATCTGCCAGGATTGTAAACTGTGTTCTAGCACTCAAATCATATAGTGACTGGAAACAAGGAGGTGGAAATGGATCATGGAAACTTGGTGGAAATATGAAACCACCAACCTGTGGGAAACCCTTTGCACGAAGAAACTCGGAACcattcatgaattccttgtcGAGGACATCATCGATGGAGAAGTCTCTAGAGAGTTTGTCTTCTGATCTATCTTCATACTGTGATCTCGATCTCTGCCATGACCTGAATGAAACA GGTTCATCTCGTTCCTTAAATATGCTAGTCCGTGAAGTTCTTTCTGATAGGAAGCAAGAAGAAATTCCAATT GTTGTGGAATCCATGCTTAATAAAGTCATGGAGGAGTTTGGGCGCCGGTTAGGAAGCCCAAATGAACTG ATGAAAACAACTACGAGAGATATCTCAGTATTTGTTTCTGACAATTCTCCTTCTAAAACTGCTTCTGATGATACAAAG ATGGAAGAAGAACCTGCAACACTAGTTAAAGAGGAGGAATGTTACGATTGGAAGTGTGATCTTGATGATGGATCAAAAAGTCAGCTTTTGAAACAACACAAGTTGGTAGAACATCAACAAAGAGATGTTCTG GAACTGAAACATATTCTTCGTAGTACAAAAGCAGGCATGCAATTCTTGCAGAATAAGTACCAGGAGGAGTTTAACAATTTAG GTAAGCACCTGCATGGTCTAGCTCATGCTGCTTCTGGATACCAGAGAATTCTTGAAGAGAACCGCAAGTTATACAATCAAGTGCAGGACTTGAAAG GGAACATTAGGGTATACTGCCGAGTTAGGCCTTTCCTGCCTGGGCAACCAAATGGTTTGAATATTGTGGATCACATAGAGGAAGGAAATATTACGATAAATGCCCCTTCAAAATATACCAAAGAGGGACGAAAGTCGTTCACTTTCAACAAAGCATTTGGTCCTTCTGCAACCCAag GGGAGGTATTTTCAGACACCCAACCTCTGATACGGTCTGTTCTTGATGGTTTCAATGTGTGTATATTTGCTTATGGCCAAACAGGATCAGGGAAAACTTATACCATG AGTGGACCCCAAGAGCTTACAGAGGAGGCCAAAGGTGTTAATTACAGAGCATTGGGTGACCTATTTCTTCTCTCAGAACAGAGGAAAGACACCATGTGCTATGAGATTTCTGTTCAGATGCTTGAAATTTACAATGAACAAGTTAGGGATCTGCTTGTGACTGATGGTCACCAGAAAAG ATTAGAAATTCGTAACAGCTCTCAAAATGGGATCAATGTACCTGAGGCAAACCTTGTACCTGTATCATCAACATCTGATGTTATAACTTTAATGAACCTTGGCCAAAAGAATCGAGCAGTGAGTGCTACAGCCATGAATGATAGGAGTAGTCGTTCTCATAG CTGCCTTACAGTTCATGTTCAAGGAAGAGACCTGACATCTGGATCTATTCTTCGTGGCTGTATGCATCTGGTTGACCTGGCAGGAAGTGAAAGGGTTGACAAATCTGAGGTGACAGGAGATAGATTAAAGGAGGCACAACATATTAACAAATCTCTTTCTGCTTTAGGAGATGTTATCTCCTCTCTTGCACAAAAGAATTCGCATGTTCCTTATAGGAACAGCAAGCTCACACAACTGCTCCAAGACTCACTTG GAGGGCAAGCGAAGACGCTTATGTTTGTTCACATAAGTCCAGAGCCTGAAGCTCTGGGAGAAACAATTAGTACACTCAAATTTGCTGAAAGGGTTTCCACTATTGAGCTTGGTGCTGCTCGGGTTAACAAAGATAGTGCAGATGTAAAAGAGCTTAAGGAGCAG ATTGCCGGCCTTAAAGCAGCCTTAGCAATGAAGGAGGGAGGAATGGAGAGTCTTCAACGTACTGTATCTAGCAGTCCAGaaagaccaaaaataaaatcatgtggATCTTCTCCTTCCCATCCTAGTTGGAGAAGTGTTGGAGATCTATCTCGGGGTCATATGCAATTAATGGAGGATGTTGGTAACTTGAAG GTTCGGAAAAACTCTGCAGCCAAGCCAAAAAGACGTAGCTTAGATCTTCAAGATATGATGAGGAATTCACCTTCTTGGCATCCTGTTGGCAGTCCGGGGTTGGATGGAAAGGAGGATGACAAGGATTCGGTTTCTGGCGATTGGATTGATAAGGTAATGCCGAACAAACTAGCCGGACGTTGGGACGTAGACAACAGACAGTTGCCTGAGATGTTTGGTCGGACTTATCCCTCAGCTATTTCAAAAATATACCCTGAACAAGCTTTCAATAAAAAGGACGGCCAGGATTATGATGCGCCCAACAGTCGGTGTGAAGTTGCCACTGACGACTCAGATGAGCTCGAGGCTGAAACTAGTGATTCGTCAGAGCCAGACATGCTTTGGCAACTAAATCTTCATAAAGCTACCATGATTCCAAATGGGACGGgttcaaaaacaaagaaaacaaatccCAAATCAGCAAAGAGCTCAGAACCGAGGTCTGTCTTCTTTATCAAGTTTTCCTATGTTCTTAAGCTGTGTTGTTGGTGCTTTAcatcctctctttcttttaCATACAAGCAAACTCACAACAATCCCTCTTCAACTCGACATTTGATTTGGTTTTTACCATCCTTTTCTGTGTTTGTAAGCAGGAGTTTAATTCCAATGCGGATTCCTTCACCATCACGGATCAAAGCACCCAATGGAGTAAGTCAGCCTTCGAACAAGTCCGGAAGACAGGCTGTTCTAGCCGAAGGAAAATGGAAGAGTGGGAATGCCAAGTGA